From the genome of Gloeocapsa sp. PCC 73106:
TATCAGATCCGGATGATTGACCAGAATAAAAAACTTTGTGTCCTTTGTGTCTTCGTGGTTTTTCATCGTTCTTAATTATGGGTATTTAACCGGACATGATATTAAGTAGTTGAAAATATGATCAAATTTAACTGGCGTGAATATTTAATTGAAGCTTGGGGTTTGGGAACATTTATGCTTGTAGCAAGTATGTTTGGTACCTTGATTTATGCTCCTGCTTCTGCGGTTAATGCTTTAGTTACTAATTATATTGCTCGAGGTTTATTGATGGGTTTATTGATGGGAATGACCTCAATAATTTTGATATATTCTCCCTGGGGAAAACGTTCTGGTGCTCATTTTAACCCTGCTGTTACTTTGACTTTTTATCGATTGAAAAAATTAAGAAAAGTTGATACTTTTTTCTATATAATATTTCAGTTTATTGGAGGTTTATTGGGAATTTTGTTAGCCAGTTTAATTTTAGGTCAAAATTTTACAGAACCTCCCCTTGATTATCTGGTTACTTTGCCAGGCAAATTTGGTCCAAGTGTTGCTTTTTTCACTGAGTTAATATTGGCTTTTGGCTTAATTTTAACGGTATTAGTTACTAGTAATATTAATCGAGTGTCTAATTATACTGGTTATTTTGCGTCAATTTTAATCACTGTTTATATTTTGGTAGCGGCTCCTATTTCCGGAATGAGTATTAATCCAGCTAGATCTTTTGCTTCTGCAGTACCTGCGGGAATTTGGGATTTTTTCTGGATTTACTATTTTGCTCCACCTCTTGGTATGTTACTAGCTGCAGAAATTTATCGTCGCTATTTTCCCTCTCCTAAAACGATTTGTTGTAAGATGTGTCCTAATAATGAGCAAACCTGTATCGCTATTAAGTGTTGCGATCAATGCGATGATTTCGTTCGTCAGTGGCGCACAAACTGAACAATCTCATATCAAGTCCGGGCTAATTAAGCGGATATGATATCACCTTAAGTAACAGATTAATTTGTAATTGAAAAGGTGTATAAGTTCCCCCTAATCCTTCTACGATGGTTCTAGTATTAGCGATTAACATCTTTTGATAAGTATCGCCGTCGGTTCCTTCTTCTCCTAAGCCATCAGTGTATAACTCTCTTTCTGACACGGTAACTTTTGCTTCCCTGGCTACTGTTTCGATTAATTGAGGATTGACGGAGGTTTCAGCAAAAATAGTGGGAACTTGGGTTGCTTGGATATTTCTTACTAATTCTGTCACTCGCGCGGCTGTTGGTGATTCATCGGTACTTAGTCCAGATAAAGCTCCTTCGAACTCTAAACCGTAGGCGTTAACGTAGTACCCAAGTGCGTCGTGAGTGGTAACTAATTTGCGTTGCTCTGGGGGGATAGTGGCGATTTGCTGGGCGATCCAAGTATCAATTTCTGCTAATTCTGTGATTATAGACTGGGCATTTTGTTGATACAATAGAGCTTGTCGGGGTAGCAATGTTTCTAGTTCTTGAGCGATTACTTTTACCATCGCTATACCATGATTAGGATCGTGCCAAACGTGGGGATCGGGAACGTTTTCTCCTGTTTCATGCTCGTGATCATCTCCAGCACCCATCAGCGGATTGGGAACAGCTCTTTCATGTACGGCTACTTTGGTGGCAGGATTATTGCTAGCATTGATTAGTTTGATTAAACTCTCGTCAAAATTGTAACCCCCGTACAAAATCAATTGAGCTGAGTCAATCAGTTGTCTGTCTCTGGGTTTAGGTTGGTAAACGTGGGGATCTACTCCTGGAGCTACTAAACACTGGAGATTAATCGTTTCTTGAGCAATTTGCTCGGTCAAGTCGCACAAAACGCTGGTAGTAGCTACCACTAAAGGTCTATTGTCTGCTGTGGCTTTATGATTTACTAACCCTACTAACAAGGCTGAAGCGACAATGGATCTGAATATAAAACGACCTAACATGGTTATTAAGATTACTTTTATGATAATGGTAATCATTATAGATGAGGTTTATGCTAGAGGTCAAGCACTTAGACGTTAACTATCGCGGAATTGTAGCGGTTGAAGATATTAGCTTTTGTGTAGCACCTGGGCAAATTGTAGGGATTATAGGACCCAATGGTGCGGGAAAAAGCTCTCTAATTAAGGCCGTTTTGGGTTTGATTCCTACACAGGGGGGAAGCGTTACCTTTCGCTCTCAAGCTTTGTCTCAACAATTAGCTAAAGTTGCTTATATTCCCCAGAGAGCCCAAATTGACTGGGATTATCCGATTACAGTTAAGAATGTAGCAATGATGGCGCGGATTCGTCATACGGGGTTATTTCGCTCTCCTTCAAAGCGATCGCAGGGGTTGGTACGCGAAGCGTTAGAAAGGGTGGGGATATGGGAATTGCGACACCGCCAAATTGGGGAGTTATCGGGGGGACAACAACAGAGAGTATTTTTGGCTCAAGCGTTGGCT
Proteins encoded in this window:
- a CDS encoding metal ABC transporter ATP-binding protein; translated protein: MLEVKHLDVNYRGIVAVEDISFCVAPGQIVGIIGPNGAGKSSLIKAVLGLIPTQGGSVTFRSQALSQQLAKVAYIPQRAQIDWDYPITVKNVAMMARIRHTGLFRSPSKRSQGLVREALERVGIWELRHRQIGELSGGQQQRVFLAQALAQEAQLLLFDEPFIGVDKKTEAMIFEVFDELKADGKILLVVGHELRETAREYDQFLLINKRLIAIGDRTEVITPDNLQQAYGDNVILLTRSSDQSQHD
- a CDS encoding MIP/aquaporin family protein codes for the protein MIKFNWREYLIEAWGLGTFMLVASMFGTLIYAPASAVNALVTNYIARGLLMGLLMGMTSIILIYSPWGKRSGAHFNPAVTLTFYRLKKLRKVDTFFYIIFQFIGGLLGILLASLILGQNFTEPPLDYLVTLPGKFGPSVAFFTELILAFGLILTVLVTSNINRVSNYTGYFASILITVYILVAAPISGMSINPARSFASAVPAGIWDFFWIYYFAPPLGMLLAAEIYRRYFPSPKTICCKMCPNNEQTCIAIKCCDQCDDFVRQWRTN
- a CDS encoding metal ABC transporter solute-binding protein, Zn/Mn family is translated as MLGRFIFRSIVASALLVGLVNHKATADNRPLVVATTSVLCDLTEQIAQETINLQCLVAPGVDPHVYQPKPRDRQLIDSAQLILYGGYNFDESLIKLINASNNPATKVAVHERAVPNPLMGAGDDHEHETGENVPDPHVWHDPNHGIAMVKVIAQELETLLPRQALLYQQNAQSIITELAEIDTWIAQQIATIPPEQRKLVTTHDALGYYVNAYGLEFEGALSGLSTDESPTAARVTELVRNIQATQVPTIFAETSVNPQLIETVAREAKVTVSERELYTDGLGEEGTDGDTYQKMLIANTRTIVEGLGGTYTPFQLQINLLLKVISYPLN